A single region of the Silene latifolia isolate original U9 population chromosome 8, ASM4854445v1, whole genome shotgun sequence genome encodes:
- the LOC141596121 gene encoding protein NUCLEAR FUSION DEFECTIVE 6, mitochondrial-like isoform X3 — MATFAAARSLLRTSSSAVRTSAPRFAAATKPKSNPFSLPKQSPISSPRIFRSPVELSCCVESLMPYHTATASALLTSMLSVSPQHFGWTLEDH; from the exons ATGGCGACTTTCGCAGCAGCTAGATCTCTCCTCCGAACCTCCTCCTCCGCCGTCCGAACCTCCGCACCTAGGTTCGCCGCCGCAACCAAACCAAAATCCAACCCGTTTAGCCTTCCGAAGCAAAGCCCTATCTCTTCTCCTCGTATTTTCAG GTCACCAGTAGAGCTGAGCTGCTGTGTTGAATCGTTGATGCCGTATCACACTGCAACGGCCTCTGCATTACTTACGTCCATGCTTTCTGTCTCACCTCAACACTTCGGTTGGACTCTTGAAG
- the LOC141596121 gene encoding protein NUCLEAR FUSION DEFECTIVE 6, mitochondrial-like isoform X2 has product MATFAAARSLLRTSSSAVRTSAPRFAAATKPKSNPFSLPKQSPISSPRIFRSPVELSCCVESLMPYHTATASALLTSMLSVSPQHFGWTLEDG; this is encoded by the exons ATGGCGACTTTCGCAGCAGCTAGATCTCTCCTCCGAACCTCCTCCTCCGCCGTCCGAACCTCCGCACCTAGGTTCGCCGCCGCAACCAAACCAAAATCCAACCCGTTTAGCCTTCCGAAGCAAAGCCCTATCTCTTCTCCTCGTATTTTCAG GTCACCAGTAGAGCTGAGCTGCTGTGTTGAATCGTTGATGCCGTATCACACTGCAACGGCCTCTGCATTACTTACGTCCATGCTTTCTGTCTCACCTCAACACTTCGGTTGGACTCTTGAAG
- the LOC141596121 gene encoding protein NUCLEAR FUSION DEFECTIVE 6, mitochondrial-like isoform X1 — protein sequence MATFAAARSLLRTSSSAVRTSAPRFAAATKPKSNPFSLPKQSPISSPRIFRSPVELSCCVESLMPYHTATASALLTSMLSVSPQHFGWTLEDCNDDV from the exons ATGGCGACTTTCGCAGCAGCTAGATCTCTCCTCCGAACCTCCTCCTCCGCCGTCCGAACCTCCGCACCTAGGTTCGCCGCCGCAACCAAACCAAAATCCAACCCGTTTAGCCTTCCGAAGCAAAGCCCTATCTCTTCTCCTCGTATTTTCAG GTCACCAGTAGAGCTGAGCTGCTGTGTTGAATCGTTGATGCCGTATCACACTGCAACGGCCTCTGCATTACTTACGTCCATGCTTTCTGTCTCACCTCAACACTTCGGTTGGACTCTTGAAG